One Quadrisphaera setariae genomic region harbors:
- a CDS encoding NAD(P)/FAD-dependent oxidoreductase, whose translation MDHGLDAVVVGAGLAGLACALRLAEAGAGVLVLESGDGPGGRVRTDDAGGFRVDRGFQLVNPAYPALRRVLGEGGLAELALQPFGAGAAVASGRHHHLLGDPRRLPAAALPSLLAPLGSPREKAAFLAWALRAATADPRSVRDGADEPLASALDRAGVRGKLRTGVVDPFLAGVLGDDEGRTSASFARLVVRSFVLGTPGVPPDGVQRLPDLLAGRLAALPGTELRLGTAVEEVRAGAGGVRVRTADGELTARTVVVATDPWAAQDLLPGLEVPAPRGLTTFWHEAPEQPARGSRARLLHLDGDRRGPVVNSAVMTAVAPGYGPTGRHLVASTVLGAGPGDGPGLEPVVLRQLEHLWGQGTADWELVATSAVPHALPALLPPLRARQDPALGDGVFLAGDHRDTASQQGALTSGRRAAGAVLNALGLRPPAPAAA comes from the coding sequence GTGGATCACGGGCTCGACGCGGTGGTGGTCGGTGCCGGCCTGGCGGGGCTGGCGTGCGCGCTGCGGCTGGCCGAGGCCGGCGCGGGCGTGCTCGTGCTGGAGTCCGGCGACGGGCCCGGGGGCCGGGTCCGCACCGATGACGCCGGCGGCTTCCGGGTGGACCGCGGGTTCCAGCTCGTCAACCCCGCCTACCCGGCGCTGCGCCGGGTGCTCGGCGAGGGCGGACTGGCCGAGCTGGCCCTGCAGCCGTTCGGCGCGGGCGCCGCGGTGGCCAGCGGCCGCCACCACCACCTCCTCGGGGACCCGCGACGACTCCCCGCAGCCGCGCTGCCCTCGCTGCTCGCGCCGCTGGGGTCGCCGCGGGAGAAGGCGGCGTTCCTCGCGTGGGCGCTGCGCGCCGCCACCGCGGACCCCCGCAGCGTCCGTGACGGCGCCGACGAGCCGCTCGCCAGCGCGCTCGACCGCGCCGGCGTGCGCGGGAAGCTGCGCACCGGCGTGGTCGACCCCTTCCTGGCGGGCGTCCTGGGCGACGACGAGGGCCGCACCTCGGCGTCCTTCGCGCGGCTGGTGGTGCGCTCGTTCGTGCTGGGGACCCCCGGTGTCCCGCCGGACGGCGTTCAGCGCCTCCCTGACCTGCTCGCCGGTCGGCTGGCAGCCCTGCCGGGCACCGAGCTGCGCCTGGGCACCGCGGTGGAGGAGGTCCGTGCCGGCGCCGGCGGGGTGCGGGTGCGCACCGCGGACGGCGAGCTCACCGCGCGCACCGTCGTCGTCGCCACCGACCCCTGGGCCGCCCAGGACCTGCTGCCGGGGCTGGAGGTGCCCGCCCCCCGCGGCCTGACGACGTTCTGGCACGAGGCGCCGGAGCAGCCGGCGCGCGGGTCGCGGGCCCGGCTGCTGCACCTCGACGGGGACCGGCGCGGCCCGGTGGTCAACAGCGCCGTCATGACGGCCGTCGCCCCCGGCTACGGGCCGACCGGCCGGCACCTCGTCGCGAGCACGGTCCTCGGTGCCGGTCCGGGCGACGGGCCCGGGCTGGAGCCGGTGGTGCTCCGCCAGCTCGAGCACCTCTGGGGCCAGGGGACCGCCGACTGGGAGCTCGTCGCCACCAGCGCGGTGCCGCACGCGCTGCCCGCGCTCCTGCCGCCGCTGCGCGCCCGGCAGGACCCGGCGCTCGGCGACGGCGTCTTCTTGGCCGGCGACCACCGCGACACCGCCAGCCAGCAGGGTGCGCTGACCTCGGGCCGGCGCGCGGCCGGCGCGGTGCTCAACGCGCTGGGCCTGCGCCCGCCGGCGCCTGCGGCAGCGTGA
- a CDS encoding Gfo/Idh/MocA family protein — MRVGLVGYGDSGRSFHVPLLRAAGAEVAVVATRDAVRSAAVRSDLPGARVVPDLDALLDLGTAAVDVVVLASPSGVHAEQAIACTAAGLAVVVDKPLAVDAPQAQRVVEAAERAGTVLTTFQNRRHSDEHRTLRRLLERGEVGRPYRFERRWERWRPVPKQRWRENAPAEAGGGLLLDLGSHVVDAAVDLFGPVSAVYAELAARTTPSEDDAVLALTHASGVRSHLAVGSLVGAPGPRTRLLGTSGAYVVTDFEGEPAAFSGFTDAPRCTGWVVAGAERRPVPTAPGEPADFYRAVAAAVRAGDPAAVPVPPRETMHVAQVLDAARTSAAELRVVTLPQAPAGAGPAR, encoded by the coding sequence GTGCGCGTGGGCCTCGTCGGGTACGGCGACTCCGGTCGCTCCTTCCACGTCCCGCTGCTGCGGGCCGCTGGCGCGGAGGTGGCGGTGGTGGCCACCCGCGACGCCGTCCGCAGCGCCGCCGTCCGCTCGGACCTGCCCGGCGCGCGCGTGGTTCCCGACCTCGACGCCCTGCTCGACCTGGGCACGGCCGCGGTGGACGTCGTCGTCCTGGCCTCCCCGTCCGGCGTGCACGCCGAGCAGGCGATCGCCTGCACGGCCGCGGGCCTCGCCGTCGTCGTCGACAAGCCCCTCGCGGTGGACGCGCCGCAGGCGCAGCGGGTGGTGGAGGCCGCCGAGCGCGCCGGGACGGTGCTGACCACGTTCCAGAACCGCCGCCACTCCGACGAGCACCGCACCCTGCGTCGCCTCCTGGAGCGCGGTGAGGTGGGCCGGCCCTACCGCTTCGAGCGCCGCTGGGAGCGGTGGCGCCCGGTCCCCAAGCAGCGCTGGCGCGAGAACGCGCCCGCTGAGGCCGGCGGCGGGCTGCTGCTCGACCTGGGCAGCCACGTGGTGGACGCCGCCGTCGACCTGTTCGGGCCGGTCAGCGCCGTCTACGCCGAGCTGGCGGCGCGCACGACGCCGTCCGAGGACGACGCCGTGCTCGCCCTGACCCACGCCAGCGGCGTGCGGTCCCACCTCGCGGTCGGGTCGCTGGTGGGAGCGCCAGGACCGCGCACGCGCCTGCTCGGGACGTCGGGCGCCTACGTCGTCACCGACTTCGAGGGCGAGCCCGCGGCGTTCTCCGGCTTCACCGACGCACCCCGCTGCACCGGCTGGGTAGTGGCCGGCGCCGAGCGCCGTCCGGTGCCCACCGCGCCGGGGGAGCCCGCCGACTTCTACCGCGCCGTCGCCGCCGCGGTGCGTGCCGGGGACCCGGCGGCCGTCCCGGTGCCCCCGCGCGAGACGATGCACGTAGCGCAGGTGCTCGACGCCGCCCGCACGAGCGCCGCCGAGCTCCGGGTGGTCACGCTGCCGCAGGCGCCGGCGGGCGCAGGCCCAGCGCGTTGA